In Clostridium sp. SY8519, one genomic interval encodes:
- a CDS encoding YifB family Mg chelatase-like AAA ATPase, with translation MYSKIHTAVLHGIEAVPVQVEADVADGMPRFEMVGLLSSEVREARERVTAALRNSGYRLSAKKITVNLTPANIRKSGNSCDLPVAAAVLAAFGYLSDELLSSWLLMGEVGLDGSVLPVHGVLACAILAKSLGLKGVIVPEANAEEAAVYPEIRVIALKSIRQLTELCSCCLPESGCYQKKLLRSDTPSYSVDFAEMNGQEDLKRACEIAAAGMHNLLIVGAPGSGKTMAASRMPTILPELTLQEKLEIARIYSACGLLDPRQILRRERPFRAPHHTVTPQALAGGGLPPRPGEISLAHHGVLFLDELTEFSPQTLEILREPLEEKQIRISRLGVSVTYPADFILLAAMNPCRCGYYPDLNRCTCTAADLQRYRSRISRPLLDRMDLCVEAQQISFRELAQQPSGESSAAIRKRVKTVQQIQEERYAACGFQFNSQIPASVIGRFCPLPDQLNRWLEERYQEYGLSARGYCKVLRTARTIADLEGSAQICRSHLEEALYFRAADTNDWNPAGGYR, from the coding sequence ATGTACAGTAAGATACATACTGCCGTTCTCCACGGCATTGAAGCGGTTCCCGTTCAGGTGGAAGCAGATGTGGCTGATGGGATGCCGCGTTTTGAAATGGTGGGGCTGCTTTCCTCTGAAGTCAGGGAAGCAAGAGAGCGGGTGACCGCTGCCCTGCGCAATTCGGGCTACCGGCTTTCTGCGAAGAAAATCACTGTGAATCTGACACCCGCAAACATACGGAAGTCCGGAAACAGCTGCGATCTGCCGGTGGCTGCCGCCGTTTTGGCGGCCTTCGGCTATCTGTCGGACGAACTGCTTTCCTCCTGGCTGCTCATGGGGGAAGTGGGACTGGACGGGAGCGTGCTTCCGGTACACGGGGTACTGGCTTGCGCCATTCTGGCAAAATCCCTGGGGCTTAAGGGCGTGATTGTACCGGAAGCCAACGCGGAGGAAGCGGCAGTCTATCCGGAAATCCGTGTGATTGCGCTGAAAAGCATCCGGCAGCTGACGGAACTGTGCAGCTGCTGTCTGCCGGAATCCGGCTGTTATCAAAAAAAGCTGCTGCGCAGTGATACGCCCTCCTATTCTGTGGATTTTGCGGAAATGAACGGACAGGAGGATTTGAAGCGGGCTTGTGAGATTGCGGCAGCCGGCATGCACAACCTTCTGATTGTCGGGGCGCCGGGCAGCGGCAAGACCATGGCGGCCAGCCGTATGCCCACCATTCTTCCGGAGCTGACCCTGCAGGAAAAGCTGGAAATCGCAAGGATCTATTCGGCCTGCGGCCTTCTGGATCCCCGGCAGATTCTGCGCAGGGAACGGCCGTTTCGCGCGCCGCATCATACCGTCACCCCACAGGCCCTGGCCGGCGGAGGCCTGCCTCCCCGGCCGGGAGAAATATCCCTGGCACACCATGGTGTCCTGTTTCTGGATGAACTGACGGAATTTTCCCCGCAGACGCTGGAAATTCTGCGGGAACCGCTGGAAGAGAAACAGATCCGTATTTCACGGCTGGGGGTATCGGTTACCTATCCAGCAGATTTTATTCTGTTGGCGGCAATGAATCCGTGCCGGTGCGGATATTATCCGGATCTGAACCGGTGCACCTGCACAGCAGCCGATCTGCAGCGGTATCGATCCAGAATCTCGCGTCCCCTTCTGGATCGGATGGACTTATGTGTGGAAGCGCAGCAGATTTCTTTTCGTGAACTGGCGCAGCAGCCCTCCGGCGAATCTTCTGCCGCGATCCGGAAACGGGTTAAGACCGTACAGCAGATCCAGGAAGAACGGTACGCGGCCTGCGGGTTCCAGTTCAACAGCCAGATTCCGGCATCTGTGATCGGCAGATTCTGTCCTCTGCCGGATCAGTTAAACCGCTGGCTGGAGGAACGCTATCAGGAATACGGGCTGAGCGCCAGAGGATACTGTAAAGTGCTGCGGACAGCCCGGACAATCGCCGATCTGGAAGGCAGCGCACAGATCTGCCGCAGCCATCTGGAAGAGGCACTGTATTTCCGGGCTGCAGATACAAATGACTGGAATCCCGCCGGCGGATACCGGTAA
- the dprA gene encoding DNA-processing protein DprA, with product MTRYDCWFAALQGISRAHRRAFLAEYDPEALYRMSDREAEELTCFSSRELDVLRQSKTSDLCGKTERAMEENRMRFCSIRDPEYPQRLRYIPDPPLGLFVRGSLPPEDMPAVAVAGARMCSEYGRSVATQIGRRLAEQGIAVISGLALGIDSASHAGALQGHGYTCAVLGSGADICYPRSSRTLYENMIQAGGGVVSEYPPGSPPERWHFPERNRIISGLADTLVVVEAKARSGSLITADQALEQGRDVFAVPGRLGDALSEGCFRLVEQGAKIVYSLEQLPQTFNLMPQKPMKSVPKIKPVLEKEESLVYSCLDLYPKNIRLISEHTGLQRKKLLEILNLLKEKGLIREDIRNYYTRLLT from the coding sequence ATGACACGATATGATTGCTGGTTTGCGGCTTTGCAGGGAATATCCAGAGCGCATCGCAGGGCGTTTCTGGCGGAGTATGATCCGGAAGCGCTGTATCGGATGTCTGACCGTGAAGCAGAGGAACTGACTTGTTTTTCGTCCCGGGAACTGGACGTTCTGCGGCAGTCAAAAACATCCGATCTCTGCGGAAAAACAGAACGGGCCATGGAGGAGAACCGGATGAGGTTCTGCTCCATCCGGGATCCTGAGTACCCGCAGCGGCTGCGCTATATTCCGGATCCGCCGCTGGGACTGTTTGTCCGGGGCAGTCTGCCGCCGGAGGATATGCCTGCCGTGGCTGTGGCAGGCGCCCGCATGTGTTCGGAATACGGAAGATCGGTTGCCACGCAGATCGGACGCAGACTGGCGGAGCAGGGGATTGCCGTGATCAGCGGACTGGCCCTGGGCATTGACAGCGCATCCCATGCCGGCGCGCTGCAGGGACATGGGTACACCTGCGCCGTTCTCGGCAGCGGCGCGGATATCTGCTATCCCAGGTCTTCCCGTACGCTGTACGAGAATATGATACAGGCCGGGGGCGGTGTTGTGTCGGAGTATCCGCCGGGATCTCCGCCGGAGCGCTGGCATTTTCCGGAGCGTAACCGGATCATCAGCGGACTGGCAGACACGCTGGTGGTCGTGGAGGCGAAGGCGCGGAGCGGCTCGCTGATTACGGCGGACCAGGCATTGGAGCAGGGGAGGGATGTGTTTGCTGTTCCGGGCCGTCTGGGGGACGCGCTGAGTGAAGGGTGTTTCCGGCTGGTGGAACAGGGGGCGAAAATTGTGTATTCTCTGGAACAATTACCGCAAACTTTCAATCTAATGCCTCAGAAGCCGATGAAAAGTGTGCCGAAAATAAAACCTGTACTTGAAAAAGAAGAATCTCTGGTGTATAGTTGTCTCGATTTGTACCCGAAAAACATCAGGCTTATTTCGGAACATACGGGACTGCAAAGAAAAAAACTTCTTGAAATACTGAATCTTTTAAAAGAAAAGGGACTGATTCGGGAAGACATTCGAAATTATTACACACGCCTGTTAACATGA
- the topA gene encoding type I DNA topoisomerase has product MAKYLVIVESPTKVKTIKAFLGKNYQVVASNGHVRDLPKSQLGIDTEHDFTPKYITIRGKGEILAGLRKEVKKADKVYLATDPDREGEAISWHLTAALKLEDKKYSRITFNEITKSAVKESLKHPREIDMDLVDAQQARRVLDRLVGYKISPLLWVKVKRGLSAGRVQSAALRIICDREEEINNFIPDEYWSLEADLKPEGEKKPLTAKFYGDENGKIALSGQQDVDQLMKELSGAEYRVLDIKRGTRKKKAPLPFTTSTLQQAASSYLNFSTQKTMRVAQQLYEGIKLKGNGTVGLITYLRTDSTRISEEAQAAAREFIQAEYGEEYLAEGQKSRKSDVKIQDAHEAIRPSDITRTPAAIKESLSRDQFRLYQLIWNRFTASQMAPAVYENVNVTIGAGTYRFKVTASAVKFMGYLNVYSVEEDKSKYAALSKKLEPDSILQLVELKPEQHFTQPPAHFTEASLVKAMEELGIGRPSTYAPTITTLIARHYVVKEKKNLFVSELGEVVNKIMVESFPEIVDQHFTANIESLLDAVSEGKIPWKTVIANFYPDLDRQVKKAEAELEKVELHDEVTDVVCEQCGRHMVVKFGPHGKFLACPGFPECRNTKPYLEKIGVSCPKCGKEIVMRKTKKGRRFYGCEDYPDCDFTSWQKPSAEKCPQCGSYMVEKGSKLQCANDQCGYIMKMPEQKDEKDSDQ; this is encoded by the coding sequence ATGGCAAAATATCTGGTTATTGTAGAATCACCGACAAAAGTTAAAACGATCAAGGCCTTTTTGGGAAAAAACTATCAGGTAGTTGCTTCCAACGGACACGTGAGGGATCTGCCGAAAAGTCAGCTGGGAATTGATACCGAGCATGACTTTACGCCGAAGTATATTACCATCCGCGGAAAGGGAGAAATCCTCGCAGGCCTCCGCAAGGAAGTGAAAAAGGCTGATAAAGTTTATCTTGCCACTGACCCTGACCGTGAGGGAGAAGCCATTTCCTGGCATTTGACCGCTGCGCTGAAACTGGAAGACAAAAAATACAGCCGTATTACATTTAATGAAATCACCAAGTCCGCAGTAAAGGAATCTCTGAAGCATCCGCGGGAAATCGATATGGACCTGGTGGATGCCCAGCAGGCCCGCCGTGTGCTGGACCGGCTGGTGGGATATAAAATCTCGCCGCTGCTCTGGGTAAAGGTAAAACGCGGGTTAAGTGCCGGACGCGTGCAGTCGGCGGCCCTGCGCATCATCTGTGACCGTGAGGAAGAGATCAACAATTTTATTCCGGATGAATACTGGTCCCTGGAAGCCGATTTAAAGCCGGAAGGGGAAAAGAAACCTCTTACCGCAAAGTTTTACGGGGATGAAAACGGAAAAATCGCCCTGTCCGGCCAGCAGGATGTGGATCAGCTGATGAAAGAACTGTCCGGAGCAGAGTACCGGGTGCTGGATATCAAACGGGGCACACGGAAAAAGAAGGCGCCGCTTCCGTTTACGACCAGTACCCTGCAGCAGGCAGCCAGCAGCTATCTGAATTTTTCCACCCAGAAAACCATGCGGGTGGCACAGCAGCTGTATGAAGGAATCAAACTGAAGGGAAACGGCACCGTCGGTCTCATCACTTATCTGCGAACGGATTCCACCAGAATATCGGAAGAAGCGCAGGCAGCGGCCCGGGAGTTCATTCAGGCAGAATACGGAGAAGAATATCTGGCAGAAGGGCAGAAAAGCCGGAAATCCGACGTGAAAATTCAGGATGCCCATGAAGCCATCCGTCCTTCGGACATCACCAGGACGCCGGCTGCGATCAAAGAATCTCTGAGCCGAGACCAGTTCCGGCTGTATCAGCTGATCTGGAATCGCTTTACCGCCAGCCAGATGGCGCCGGCCGTATATGAAAACGTAAATGTTACCATCGGCGCCGGCACTTACCGGTTTAAAGTAACCGCTTCCGCAGTAAAATTTATGGGATATTTAAATGTGTATTCCGTGGAAGAGGACAAATCCAAATACGCGGCGCTGAGCAAAAAGCTGGAACCGGACAGCATCCTTCAGCTGGTGGAACTGAAACCGGAGCAGCATTTCACCCAACCGCCGGCGCATTTTACCGAAGCTTCCCTGGTCAAGGCCATGGAAGAGCTGGGAATCGGCCGTCCCAGCACTTACGCGCCGACCATCACCACATTGATTGCCCGGCATTATGTGGTCAAAGAAAAGAAAAATCTGTTTGTCTCCGAACTGGGCGAAGTGGTAAACAAGATCATGGTGGAGTCCTTTCCGGAAATTGTGGATCAGCATTTCACCGCGAATATCGAATCCCTGCTGGATGCGGTCAGTGAAGGCAAAATTCCCTGGAAAACAGTAATCGCCAATTTCTATCCGGATCTGGACCGCCAGGTGAAAAAGGCAGAAGCCGAACTGGAAAAAGTAGAGCTCCATGATGAAGTGACTGACGTGGTCTGCGAGCAGTGCGGACGCCATATGGTGGTGAAGTTCGGCCCCCATGGCAAATTTCTGGCCTGCCCGGGATTTCCGGAATGCCGCAATACGAAGCCGTATCTGGAAAAAATCGGCGTATCCTGTCCGAAATGCGGAAAGGAAATCGTCATGCGCAAGACCAAAAAGGGCCGCCGGTTCTATGGCTGTGAAGATTATCCGGACTGCGATTTTACATCCTGGCAGAAGCCATCCGCTGAGAAATGCCCGCAATGCGGCAGCTATATGGTGGAAAAAGGCAGCAAGCTGCAATGCGCCAACGATCAGTGCGGCTACATTATGAAAATGCCGGAACAAAAGGATGAAAAAGATTCCGATCAGTAA
- the codY gene encoding GTP-sensing pleiotropic transcriptional regulator CodY, producing MSSIQLLDRTRKIGNLLHNNNSSKVIFNDICDVMTDILDSNVLVISRKGKVLGASLSRSVTEITHLIHSHVGDYVDEALNERLLGILSTKENVNLETLGFEHAQPHSYATTITPIYIAGERLGTLFVYRQSGEYDIDDIILCEYGTTVVGLEMLRSVNEENEEENRKKQIVKSAINTLSYSEMDAICHIFDELDGTEGILVASRIADRVGITRSVIVNALRKFESAGVIESRSSGMKGTYIKVLNDSIFEELEHLKENSKE from the coding sequence ATGAGCAGCATACAGTTATTAGACCGCACACGCAAAATAGGCAATCTGCTTCATAATAACAATTCATCAAAGGTGATTTTCAATGATATCTGTGATGTCATGACAGATATTCTGGATTCCAATGTGCTGGTGATCAGCCGAAAGGGAAAAGTACTGGGAGCCAGTCTTTCCCGCAGCGTAACGGAAATCACCCATCTGATCCACAGCCACGTGGGCGACTATGTGGATGAGGCGCTGAATGAGCGGCTGCTGGGAATCCTGTCCACCAAAGAAAATGTCAATCTGGAAACTCTGGGATTTGAACATGCCCAGCCCCACAGTTACGCGACCACCATTACACCGATTTACATTGCGGGAGAACGGCTCGGAACCCTGTTTGTTTACCGGCAGTCCGGCGAGTATGACATCGATGACATCATTCTGTGCGAATACGGCACAACGGTGGTGGGCCTGGAAATGCTCCGGTCGGTCAATGAAGAAAACGAAGAGGAAAACCGGAAAAAGCAGATTGTCAAATCCGCCATCAATACCCTGTCCTATTCGGAAATGGACGCGATCTGCCATATTTTCGACGAACTGGACGGCACCGAGGGGATTCTGGTGGCCAGCAGAATCGCTGACCGTGTGGGAATCACCCGCTCAGTGATTGTGAATGCGCTCAGAAAATTTGAAAGCGCCGGCGTCATCGAGTCCCGGTCTTCCGGCATGAAGGGCACCTATATTAAAGTGCTGAATGATTCGATTTTTGAGGAACTGGAACATTTAAAGGAAAACAGCAAAGAATAA
- the rpsB gene encoding 30S ribosomal protein S2, which translates to MSVVSMKQLLEAGVHFGHQTRRWNPKMAPYIYTNRNGIHIIDLQKTVGMIDDAYNAVVDLVANGGIVLFVGTKKQAQDTIKAEAERCGMYYVDERWLGGMLTNFTTIQSRIERLKAIEKMSEDGTFDVLPKKEVIQLKKEWDKLEKNLGGIKEMGRIPDAIYIVDPKKERICVKEAEALGIPLIGIADTNCDPEELDYIIPGNDDAIRAVKLITATIADAVIEGQQGVSEQDVPEEAEEAAAEEE; encoded by the coding sequence ATGAGTGTAGTATCAATGAAACAGTTACTGGAAGCAGGCGTACATTTCGGACATCAGACCAGAAGATGGAACCCGAAAATGGCTCCGTATATTTACACCAACCGCAACGGCATCCATATCATCGACCTGCAGAAGACAGTGGGCATGATTGATGATGCTTACAACGCAGTTGTGGATCTGGTGGCCAACGGCGGTATTGTGCTGTTTGTAGGTACCAAAAAGCAGGCACAGGATACCATCAAGGCTGAGGCAGAGCGCTGCGGCATGTATTATGTAGATGAGAGATGGTTAGGCGGTATGCTGACAAACTTCACCACCATCCAGAGCCGGATTGAGCGTCTGAAAGCCATCGAGAAAATGTCAGAAGACGGTACTTTTGACGTGCTTCCGAAAAAAGAAGTCATCCAGTTAAAGAAAGAATGGGATAAGCTTGAAAAGAACCTTGGCGGTATCAAGGAAATGGGCAGAATCCCGGATGCAATCTATATCGTAGATCCGAAAAAAGAGAGAATCTGTGTAAAAGAGGCAGAAGCTCTGGGCATTCCGCTGATCGGTATCGCTGATACCAACTGTGATCCGGAAGAGCTTGACTACATCATCCCCGGCAATGACGACGCAATCCGTGCCGTTAAACTGATTACAGCAACAATTGCAGACGCGGTAATCGAAGGCCAGCAGGGTGTGTCCGAACAGGATGTTCCGGAAGAAGCAGAAGAAGCTGCTGCAGAAGAAGAGTAA
- the tsf gene encoding translation elongation factor Ts produces MAITAKMVKELRDVTGAGMMDCKKALTETDGDMDAAVEYLRKNGIMKAEKKQSRIAAEGLVRVAFNGEKAAAIVEVNSETDFVAKNDTFQQFVEAVAKQAAASDAADMDAFMAEKWIEDDSKTVSEALVEKVAVIGEKLSIRRFEKVTVDNGVLVDYIHGGGRIGVIVKAETDVVNDEVKEALTNIAMQIAAMNPKYVSTDEVSEEYKNHEKEILLAQAKTENPDKPDNIIEKMIIGRLNKELKEVCLLEQQYVKAEGDKQTVAKYLDQVSKSVGSPVKVVSFVRFETGEGLEKKNEDFAAEVAAQMNA; encoded by the coding sequence ATGGCTATTACAGCAAAAATGGTAAAAGAATTACGTGATGTAACCGGCGCTGGTATGATGGACTGCAAAAAGGCCCTGACAGAGACAGACGGCGATATGGACGCTGCTGTGGAATATCTGCGCAAGAACGGCATCATGAAAGCAGAGAAAAAGCAGAGCCGTATCGCGGCAGAGGGACTTGTCCGCGTGGCATTCAACGGGGAAAAGGCCGCTGCTATCGTTGAGGTGAATTCAGAGACAGACTTTGTGGCAAAGAATGATACTTTCCAGCAGTTTGTTGAAGCAGTTGCAAAACAGGCAGCAGCATCTGACGCTGCGGATATGGATGCTTTCATGGCTGAGAAATGGATCGAAGACGACTCCAAGACAGTCAGCGAAGCATTAGTGGAAAAAGTTGCCGTAATCGGTGAGAAATTAAGCATCCGCCGTTTTGAAAAAGTTACGGTTGACAATGGTGTTCTGGTGGATTACATCCATGGCGGCGGACGGATCGGCGTAATCGTAAAAGCTGAGACAGACGTGGTAAATGACGAAGTCAAAGAAGCGCTGACCAATATCGCGATGCAGATTGCCGCAATGAACCCGAAATATGTCTCCACTGATGAAGTCAGTGAAGAATACAAGAACCATGAGAAAGAGATTCTTCTGGCACAGGCTAAGACAGAAAATCCGGACAAACCGGACAATATCATCGAAAAGATGATCATCGGCCGTCTGAACAAGGAACTGAAAGAGGTTTGCCTGCTGGAGCAGCAGTATGTAAAGGCAGAAGGCGACAAGCAGACCGTTGCGAAATACCTGGATCAGGTAAGCAAGTCCGTCGGTTCTCCGGTCAAGGTCGTATCCTTTGTTCGTTTTGAGACCGGCGAAGGCCTGGAAAAGAAAAACGAAGACTTTGCTGCTGAAGTAGCTGCACAGATGAATGCGTAA
- a CDS encoding bifunctional 5,10-methylenetetrahydrofolate dehydrogenase/5,10-methenyltetrahydrofolate cyclohydrolase, whose product MAQLLTGKEVTQALNRDLLQRSEKLKAAGICPALGIIRLGERPDDLAYERGAMKRAEKTGVAVRRFLLPEDMSQEALCAEIRKINADASIHGVLLFRPLPGQMNDDVVRNTLAPEKDMDGITDYSMAGVYSGANLGFPPCTAEACMEILDYYQVELQGKTAAVIGRSTVIGKPVAMMLMKRNATVTVCHTKTEHMAEICRDKDIIIAAAGHSGTVTADFVRPGQTVIDVAINFTADGKMCGDTVFEEAEPVVAAITPVPGGVGTVTTSMLMKHVIEAAEKTRKK is encoded by the coding sequence ATGGCACAGTTACTGACAGGAAAAGAAGTTACGCAGGCACTGAACCGTGATCTGCTGCAGCGGTCGGAGAAGCTGAAAGCAGCCGGCATCTGCCCTGCCCTGGGAATTATCCGTCTGGGGGAGCGTCCGGATGACCTGGCTTACGAACGGGGAGCGATGAAGCGCGCGGAAAAGACCGGCGTGGCGGTACGCAGATTTCTGCTGCCGGAAGATATGTCCCAGGAGGCGCTCTGCGCGGAAATAAGAAAAATCAATGCAGATGCTTCCATTCATGGCGTACTTCTGTTCCGTCCGCTTCCCGGACAGATGAATGACGATGTGGTGCGCAATACCCTGGCACCCGAAAAAGACATGGACGGAATTACGGATTATTCCATGGCGGGGGTCTACAGCGGGGCGAATCTTGGCTTCCCGCCCTGTACCGCAGAGGCATGTATGGAAATCCTGGATTATTATCAGGTGGAACTGCAGGGCAAAACCGCAGCAGTCATCGGCCGCAGCACAGTCATCGGCAAGCCGGTGGCCATGATGCTGATGAAGCGCAATGCTACCGTCACCGTCTGCCATACGAAAACAGAGCATATGGCAGAGATCTGCAGGGACAAGGATATCATTATCGCGGCGGCCGGTCACAGCGGCACGGTAACCGCCGATTTTGTCCGTCCGGGACAGACCGTTATTGATGTGGCAATTAATTTTACCGCAGACGGAAAGATGTGCGGCGATACCGTATTTGAAGAAGCCGAACCTGTGGTGGCTGCAATTACTCCCGTTCCCGGCGGTGTGGGCACAGTGACGACTTCCATGCTGATGAAACACGTAATCGAAGCAGCAGAGAAAACGCGGAAAAAATAA
- a CDS encoding xanthine phosphoribosyltransferase — protein sequence MKELKEKILSDAIVVDADIIKVDSFLNHQVDPNLMQNIGKAFAAHFAGQGITKVATIESSGIAPALMTAAAMQVPMIILKKQPSSILYPDVYCTEINSYTKKIGYKLTLSKKVMSADDHVLIVDDFLANGEAAAGAMRLIHMADATVAGLGIVIEKSFQPGREKLEEQGLHICSLARIRQMSPDRIDFLDDEE from the coding sequence GTGAAAGAATTAAAAGAAAAAATCTTATCAGACGCTATTGTGGTGGATGCGGATATCATCAAAGTGGACAGCTTTCTGAACCATCAGGTGGATCCGAATCTGATGCAGAACATCGGAAAAGCTTTTGCCGCGCATTTTGCAGGGCAGGGTATCACAAAAGTGGCCACAATCGAATCTTCCGGCATTGCTCCGGCGCTGATGACCGCGGCCGCCATGCAGGTTCCGATGATTATTCTGAAGAAGCAGCCGTCTTCTATTCTGTATCCGGATGTCTATTGTACCGAAATTAATTCTTACACGAAAAAAATCGGATACAAACTGACCCTGTCCAAAAAGGTGATGTCCGCAGATGACCATGTGCTGATTGTGGATGACTTCCTTGCCAACGGCGAAGCCGCCGCCGGTGCCATGCGGCTCATACACATGGCAGATGCGACTGTGGCAGGGTTAGGTATTGTAATCGAAAAATCCTTCCAGCCCGGCAGGGAAAAACTGGAAGAACAGGGACTGCACATCTGCTCCTTGGCCCGGATTCGTCAGATGAGTCCGGATCGTATCGACTTTCTGGATGACGAAGAATAA
- the rlmH gene encoding 23S rRNA (pseudouridine(1915)-N(3))-methyltransferase RlmH — protein MNISIYTVGKLKERFFRDAAAEYTKRLSRYCHVRIIEVPDEKTPEHASVTQKKQITQKEGQRLLAKISSSSYVIALAIPGRSYTSEKLAAHISDLTLHGRSELAFVIGGSLGLSDEVMQRADEQISFSDLTFPHQLMRVILLEQIYRCFRINHGEPYHK, from the coding sequence ATGAATATTTCGATTTATACAGTAGGAAAACTGAAAGAACGTTTTTTCCGGGACGCAGCAGCAGAATACACCAAGCGTCTGAGCCGATACTGTCACGTCAGAATCATAGAAGTGCCTGATGAAAAGACGCCGGAGCATGCCAGCGTCACACAGAAAAAACAGATTACACAAAAGGAAGGACAGAGACTGCTGGCGAAGATCAGCAGTTCTTCTTATGTTATTGCGCTGGCCATTCCGGGCAGGTCTTATACCTCTGAAAAGCTGGCGGCGCACATCAGCGATCTGACGCTGCACGGCCGCTCGGAACTTGCCTTTGTCATCGGAGGATCCCTCGGCCTTTCCGATGAAGTGATGCAGCGCGCGGACGAACAAATAAGTTTCTCTGATCTGACGTTTCCCCATCAGCTGATGCGGGTGATACTCCTGGAACAGATTTACCGCTGTTTCCGGATCAATCACGGAGAACCTTATCATAAGTAA
- a CDS encoding PhoH family protein, giving the protein MAVTEIKLNIPVSHMGNIFGSFDSNLKLMEDRLKVSIIVRDEVTKITGEASAVRHAAGILKELLALSEKGVEITEQNVRYSLDTSSPETTGQIVSMSDDIICHTINGKPVQPKTLGQKRYVDLIRNKMIVFGNGPAGTGKTYLAMAMAITAFQREEVSRIILTRPAIEAGEKLGFLPGDLQSKIDPYLRPLYDALYMIMGAENFIRNQEQGLIEVAPLAYMRGRTLDNAFIILDEAQNTTPAQMKMFLTRIGFGSKVVITGDPSQKDLAKDVRSGLDVALRVLKDVEDIGFCSLTSKDVVRHPLVQKIVKAYERYEEQEAARARSHGRSRQKKK; this is encoded by the coding sequence ATGGCAGTGACTGAAATAAAATTAAATATTCCTGTTTCACATATGGGAAATATATTTGGAAGTTTTGATTCCAATCTGAAACTGATGGAAGACCGGCTGAAGGTCAGCATTATTGTCCGGGATGAGGTGACCAAAATCACGGGCGAGGCGTCTGCTGTACGCCATGCGGCAGGAATTCTGAAAGAGCTTCTTGCCCTGTCAGAAAAAGGAGTGGAGATTACGGAACAGAATGTCCGCTATTCGCTGGATACCAGTTCTCCGGAAACCACCGGTCAGATTGTGTCCATGAGCGATGATATCATATGTCATACCATCAACGGAAAGCCGGTGCAGCCGAAAACACTGGGGCAGAAGCGCTATGTGGACCTGATCCGGAACAAAATGATCGTGTTCGGCAACGGACCGGCGGGCACCGGAAAGACCTATCTGGCGATGGCCATGGCCATTACCGCCTTTCAACGCGAGGAAGTGAGCCGGATTATTCTGACACGTCCGGCCATTGAAGCAGGCGAAAAACTCGGATTCCTTCCTGGGGACCTGCAGAGTAAAATTGATCCGTATCTGCGCCCGCTGTACGATGCGCTGTATATGATTATGGGAGCGGAGAATTTTATCCGCAATCAGGAACAGGGATTGATTGAGGTGGCGCCGTTGGCTTATATGCGCGGCCGTACGCTGGACAATGCCTTTATTATTCTGGATGAGGCCCAGAATACGACGCCGGCCCAGATGAAAATGTTTCTGACCAGAATCGGGTTTGGCTCCAAAGTGGTGATCACCGGGGACCCTTCCCAGAAAGATCTGGCAAAAGATGTCCGTTCCGGTCTTGACGTGGCGCTGCGGGTTCTGAAGGATGTGGAGGATATCGGATTCTGCAGTCTCACCAGCAAGGACGTGGTGCGTCACCCGCTGGTACAGAAAATCGTCAAGGCATATGAGCGCTATGAAGAGCAGGAAGCTGCCCGGGCCAGATCCCACGGACGTTCCCGGCAGAAAAAGAAATAA
- the ybeY gene encoding rRNA maturation RNase YbeY, whose product MTVELWNQVPPNLSFHYRQLAQQVVQTACEAEQFPYAPEVSITLTDDAHIRELNRESRGIDAPTDVLSFPMVDYCRPADYTLLEENLEACINPDTEEVCLGDIVLSLERVRAQAEAYGHSVRREYAFLIAHSMLHLLGYDHMEEEERAVMEEHQRIIMHRLGIKR is encoded by the coding sequence ATGACAGTAGAACTATGGAATCAGGTTCCGCCGAACCTTTCGTTTCATTATCGGCAGCTGGCACAGCAGGTGGTGCAGACCGCCTGTGAGGCAGAACAGTTTCCCTATGCGCCGGAAGTCAGCATCACACTGACCGATGACGCGCATATCCGCGAACTGAACCGGGAATCCAGGGGAATTGACGCGCCGACGGATGTGCTTTCTTTTCCTATGGTTGACTATTGCAGACCGGCAGACTATACTCTGCTGGAAGAAAACCTGGAAGCATGCATCAATCCGGACACAGAGGAAGTCTGTCTGGGGGATATTGTCCTGTCTCTGGAACGGGTCAGGGCGCAGGCAGAAGCCTATGGCCATTCGGTGCGCCGGGAGTACGCTTTTCTGATTGCGCACAGTATGCTGCATCTGCTCGGCTATGACCATATGGAAGAAGAAGAGCGGGCAGTGATGGAAGAACACCAGCGGATCATTATGCATCGTCTGGGAATAAAACGTTAG